In Apium graveolens cultivar Ventura unplaced genomic scaffold, ASM990537v1 ctg6636, whole genome shotgun sequence, a single window of DNA contains:
- the LOC141703432 gene encoding uncharacterized protein LOC141703432 has translation MAATNQDENTFPISRLVGFSEKGYDESANLTNAQKEALKETKKKDAKALFFIQQAISESLFPRIMRVTMTKEAWEVLQEEFQGNSKVRSIKLQSLRRDFENLKMNESESLKDYYSKINEIVNQMALYGEVVTDKKVVEKILISLTDKYDAMVSIIE, from the exons ATGGCTGCAACAAATCAAG ATGAAAACACTTTTCCAATCTCAAGACTTGTGGGATTTAGTGAAAAGGGATATGATGAATCAGCAAATTTAACAAATGCTCAGAAGGAGGCCTTAAAGGAGACTAAAAAGAAAGATGCAAAAGCCCTCTTCTTTATTCAACAAGCTATATCAGAGAGCTTGTTTCCCAGAATTATGAGGGTTACAATGACAAAAGAAGCTTGGGAAGTTTTGCAAGAAGAATTCCAAGGAAATTCCAAGGTAAGATCTATTAAGCTACAATCCCTCAGGAGAGATTTTGAGAACTTGAAGATGAATGAGTCTGAAAGTTTGAAGgattattattcaaaaataaatgaAATTGTCAATCAAATGGCTTTGTACGGTGAAGTGGTTACCGATAAGAAAGTTGTTGAAAAAATTCTGATTAGCTTGACTGATAAATATGATGCTATGGTGTCCATTATTGAATAA